Proteins encoded within one genomic window of Methanoculleus sp. SDB:
- a CDS encoding ABC transporter translates to MIKGALAILERDLRKFIRTPVLLLMSVVFPMVFLIIFGNALGGTIDHIPIGVTQEDLFRGETPLFENAVQRMQETKTFDITLYRSEEHAKAALDEGAVYAAAVFPAPYRSGGSIRLYTDSSEYLIPSVIESGFSSLIYGLGAPVAIDILPIYGEIEYFQFFGVAVIVLAIFTTTMFGGGNTIIMDREMGIIEGYLTTPVKRSSIILGMIASGTVKAVFTASIILLVDVLIAGVIIRSLEILLLVLFVLVMISLGITSFIISFASRFESHVAYSALVAFFNLLLFITSGAFYPHIGMPDWLKWVSWVNPEFYSVHALRCIILRGQGLDVISFDLVMISLFSLAAIVFGITTFRRTLE, encoded by the coding sequence ATGATCAAGGGCGCTCTCGCAATCCTCGAACGCGATCTCAGGAAGTTCATACGAACGCCGGTTCTGCTGCTCATGTCCGTCGTGTTCCCGATGGTCTTCCTGATAATCTTCGGAAATGCGCTCGGGGGGACCATCGACCACATTCCGATCGGGGTGACGCAGGAAGATCTCTTTCGCGGGGAGACGCCGCTTTTCGAAAACGCGGTGCAGCGGATGCAGGAGACGAAAACCTTTGACATCACCCTCTACCGGAGCGAGGAGCATGCCAAAGCGGCGCTTGACGAGGGGGCCGTCTATGCAGCCGCCGTGTTTCCCGCCCCCTACCGCTCCGGCGGGTCCATACGCCTCTACACCGACAGTTCGGAGTACCTTATCCCCTCGGTCATCGAATCGGGCTTTTCAAGCCTGATATACGGGCTCGGGGCACCGGTGGCTATCGACATCCTGCCCATCTACGGGGAGATCGAGTACTTCCAGTTCTTCGGCGTCGCGGTGATCGTCCTTGCGATTTTTACGACCACCATGTTCGGCGGCGGCAACACCATCATCATGGACCGGGAGATGGGGATTATCGAAGGATACCTCACCACCCCGGTCAAACGCTCAAGCATCATCCTCGGGATGATCGCGAGCGGCACCGTGAAGGCGGTGTTTACCGCCTCGATCATCCTCCTCGTCGATGTCCTGATCGCAGGAGTCATCATCAGGAGTCTCGAAATCCTCCTGCTGGTCCTCTTCGTCCTCGTGATGATCAGCCTCGGCATCACGAGCTTCATCATATCGTTTGCCTCCCGCTTCGAGAGCCATGTCGCATATTCCGCACTCGTGGCGTTTTTCAACCTGCTCCTCTTTATCACGAGCGGTGCGTTTTACCCGCATATCGGGATGCCGGACTGGCTCAAGTGGGTCTCGTGGGTGAATCCCGAGTTTTATTCGGTGCATGCGCTCCGCTGCATCATCCTCCGGGGGCAGGGCCTCGACGTGATCTCCTTCGATCTTGTCATGATCTCGCTCTTCTCACTCGCGGCCATCGTCTTCGGCATCACGACGTTCCGGCGGACGCTCGAATGA
- a CDS encoding molecular chaperone GrpE, translating to MSEDDITLTNRQQAEQIDQLNQELEEEARRAEECQERLKYLQADFDNYRKWFEKEKGAIITFANEHLITDLLVILDDFERALPALDTEKNSEGMRMVYSKIIKILAGYGLQPIECVGKKFDPAVHEALCREQSDVEPETVIEEIGKGYRLKSKVIRPSKVKIAEQPAER from the coding sequence ATGTCAGAGGATGACATCACGCTCACGAACCGGCAGCAGGCGGAGCAGATTGACCAGCTGAACCAGGAACTCGAAGAAGAGGCCCGGCGTGCGGAGGAGTGCCAGGAGCGGCTGAAATACCTTCAGGCAGATTTTGACAATTACCGGAAATGGTTTGAGAAGGAGAAAGGGGCCATCATCACGTTTGCGAACGAGCACCTGATTACCGACCTCCTCGTAATCCTCGATGATTTCGAACGAGCCCTGCCGGCCCTCGACACGGAAAAAAACAGCGAAGGGATGCGTATGGTCTATTCGAAAATAATCAAAATCCTGGCCGGGTACGGCCTGCAGCCCATTGAGTGCGTGGGAAAAAAGTTCGACCCGGCTGTCCATGAGGCGCTCTGCAGAGAGCAAAGCGACGTTGAGCCCGAAACCGTTATCGAGGAGATCGGGAAGGGATACCGGTTGAAATCGAAGGTAATCCGGCCGTCGAAAGTGAAGATTGCAGAACAACCGGCAGAACGATAA